AATTCTCTCATCTTATCTATATCATCTTTTCCTAAAGTAACTGTTCTACCTAATATTTTTGAATAAATAACTGACTTAGCTGACTTTTCAACAACTAGTGCAGTTTTTAGTGCTTCTTTTAAACTTCTTCCTACAGAAATACACCCATGATTTGCAAGTATAGCAGCATTTCTATTTTGAAGTGTATTTAGTGCGGCATATCCAAGTTCCATGTCTCCAGGAAGCTTGTACTCACTGACTCTTACATCCCCACCAACAATTTCTACCATATCTTCAGCAGCAGCTGGTATAGGTTTTCTTGCAATAGCAAATGAGGTAACATATTCACTATGCGTATGTACTATAGCACTTATATCCTCTCTTCCCTTATATATAGTGCCATGCATGGGAAATTCAATTGAGGGTTTTTTATCTCCATCAACTATATTCCCTTCAAAATCCATAATAACAACATCTTCAGGATGTATACATTCATAATCTACCCCACTTGGAGTTATTGCCATCAGTTCCCTACCTTCTATTCTGGCACTTATATTTCCCCACGTTCCAACAGTCATATTGCTTTTTAACATTAAAAGACCTGTATTTATTATTTCTTTTCTTATGTCCTCAAATTTTAGCAACTAACTTCCCCCTCTTATTTTATGTTTCTATTAATAAACTATATTTACAATTATAACTATTAACTTTTACTTATTCAATTAAAAACATATATTTATACTTTTCTGATTTAAAATAAAACTACTATAATTTTTATCATAATATATACTTATTTATAATAATATGTTTTAATATAGTAAAATATTTTTAGAAAAGGAGATTTAAACTTGCAGAAATTAATATTAAACTTAACTGATGAATTTAAGAATACCAATATAGTAATTAAGCTTATTATTACGCTCCTAATAGTATCTATTATTTACTTCCTTATAAAAAGCATTTCTAACATAATAGATAGATCTAATTTTTGTTCTAAAGATACAATCAAATATAAAAAAGTAATTTCATCAACTTTTAAACTTATATGCATAATTCTTATACTTCCTATATGGATGTATGATCATAAAGACTTATTTGCATTTCTCGGAATATTTTCTGCTGCTGTGGCATTTGCCTGTAGGGATGTTGTAGGTAATTTTATTGGATGGA
This Clostridium novyi NT DNA region includes the following protein-coding sequences:
- a CDS encoding class II aldolase/adducin family protein; this encodes MLKFEDIRKEIINTGLLMLKSNMTVGTWGNISARIEGRELMAITPSGVDYECIHPEDVVIMDFEGNIVDGDKKPSIEFPMHGTIYKGREDISAIVHTHSEYVTSFAIARKPIPAAAEDMVEIVGGDVRVSEYKLPGDMELGYAALNTLQNRNAAILANHGCISVGRSLKEALKTALVVEKSAKSVIYSKILGRTVTLGKDDIDKMREFYLNSYGQA